One stretch of Dyella jiangningensis DNA includes these proteins:
- a CDS encoding homoserine kinase translates to MNAQLADPMPASQRALSAHAMAYASVGNVAVGFDILGHSVAGAGDRAVVRRIDEPTVRIAAVHGLVTDLPLDPARNTAGAALLSLRRALGLQHGFEVELHKGIALGSGMGGSAASCVAALVAANALLERPLPREALYGFALDGEVVASGSRHGDNLGPMLLGGLVLATRDRLLRLPVPNAWYCALVHPHVVLETRESRAVLASGFALGDVVAQHGNLALVLTGCHRGDASLVREGLKDVLVEPRRAPLVPGFSRVKQAALDHHALGASISGGGPSMFGWYENRGDAERAAEAMAAAFAEDGIASDRLVSPINGPAATLLDEETA, encoded by the coding sequence ATGAATGCGCAACTGGCTGATCCCATGCCCGCGTCGCAACGTGCATTGAGCGCCCATGCCATGGCCTACGCGAGTGTGGGCAACGTCGCCGTCGGCTTCGACATCCTCGGTCACAGCGTGGCCGGTGCCGGCGACCGCGCGGTCGTGCGCCGCATCGACGAACCCACCGTCCGTATCGCGGCCGTGCATGGATTGGTCACCGATCTCCCGCTCGACCCTGCCCGCAACACCGCGGGTGCCGCGCTGCTCTCGCTGCGGCGCGCGCTCGGCCTGCAGCACGGTTTCGAGGTGGAGCTGCACAAGGGCATTGCGCTGGGTTCGGGCATGGGCGGGTCGGCGGCCTCGTGCGTCGCGGCCCTGGTCGCCGCCAACGCGCTGCTGGAGCGACCACTGCCACGCGAAGCGCTGTATGGCTTTGCCCTGGACGGCGAGGTCGTCGCCAGCGGTAGCCGGCACGGCGACAATCTTGGCCCCATGTTGCTCGGCGGCCTGGTGCTCGCCACCCGTGATCGCCTGCTGCGACTGCCGGTGCCCAATGCCTGGTATTGCGCGCTGGTGCATCCGCACGTGGTGCTGGAAACACGCGAATCGCGCGCCGTCCTCGCCAGCGGCTTTGCCTTGGGCGACGTCGTCGCACAGCACGGAAACTTGGCGCTCGTGCTCACCGGTTGCCATCGCGGCGACGCCAGCCTGGTGCGCGAAGGCCTGAAGGACGTACTGGTGGAACCGCGACGCGCACCGCTGGTACCGGGGTTCTCCCGCGTGAAGCAGGCAGCGCTCGACCACCACGCACTCGGCGCGAGCATTTCCGGCGGTGGGCCCAGCATGTTCGGCTGGTACGAGAATCGCGGGGATGCCGAACGCGCTGCCGAAGCGATGGCTGCGGCCTTTGCCGAAGATGGCATCGCCAGTGACCGGCTGGTATCACCCATCAACGGGCCAGCCGCGACCCTGCTGGATGAGGAAACGGCATGA
- a CDS encoding bifunctional 2',3'-cyclic-nucleotide 2'-phosphodiesterase/3'-nucleotidase, with translation MPLRLRPIALLCAAALAGCASHSPKPAAGLPDGSHAQVAILETTDVHSNVLSYDYYKQREDATVGYERTATLIRRARARHPNSFLFDSGDTIQGSVLADYQAQVKPVGCNEELGIYRAMDAMGYDGGTAGNHEFNYGLGFLSQVTGTPMNVDGGRSERCVGPHFPLVLSNVFSARDGAPIFKPWTVVQKDITVTAPDGSQRKVPLKVGIIGLTPPPILEWDKQNLAGKVTVTGVVEATQKYLPELQAQHPDLVVAVLHGGLNTAPYTPDMENGGWYVAGIPGVDVVLMGHSHTEFPGPHYKGMKDVDADRGFVRGKPAVMGGFFGKDLGVIDLALQRKDGRWVIDASQTHSEVRPICPKKNECVPADPAIAPLVQQAHEAAVQYVNTPIGSTKVHMSSYFADEGNMTALAPINAAMRDYVQSELPKLHPELAKLPVLSSAAAFRTGFGGPDDYTDVESGPLTLRSAADLYFYPNTLSVVQVDGAGLKAWLEKSAERFNQIDPAKEGEQELINTRMPGYNFDQIQGDLAYVIDVSKPAGERITRLTYKGKAVSPQQQFVVATNNYRASGGGNFPGLDGKNIVLAAPDGAREILARWLQREQTIDAKTLPAASWHFAPLKTRGEVVFKGAAGKQDVAREAGLKHIRQLKDNGDGTATYAIDLSH, from the coding sequence ATGCCCCTCCGCTTGCGCCCCATCGCCTTGCTCTGCGCCGCTGCCCTGGCCGGCTGCGCCAGCCACTCGCCCAAGCCGGCCGCTGGACTGCCGGATGGCAGCCATGCCCAGGTCGCGATCCTGGAGACCACCGACGTCCATTCCAACGTGCTGAGCTACGACTATTACAAGCAGCGCGAAGACGCCACGGTGGGCTACGAGCGCACCGCCACCCTGATCCGCCGCGCCCGCGCGCGGCACCCGAACAGCTTCCTGTTCGACAGCGGCGACACCATCCAGGGCAGCGTGCTGGCCGACTACCAGGCCCAGGTGAAGCCGGTGGGCTGCAACGAGGAGCTGGGCATCTACCGCGCCATGGACGCCATGGGCTACGACGGCGGCACCGCCGGCAACCACGAGTTCAACTACGGCCTGGGCTTTCTTTCGCAGGTCACCGGCACGCCGATGAACGTGGACGGCGGCCGCAGCGAGCGCTGCGTCGGTCCGCATTTCCCGTTGGTGCTTTCCAACGTGTTCAGCGCCCGCGACGGCGCACCGATCTTCAAGCCGTGGACGGTGGTGCAGAAGGACATCACCGTCACCGCGCCGGACGGCAGCCAGCGCAAGGTGCCGTTGAAGGTCGGCATCATCGGCCTCACCCCGCCGCCGATCCTGGAATGGGACAAACAGAACCTGGCCGGCAAGGTGACCGTCACTGGCGTGGTCGAGGCCACCCAGAAGTACCTGCCGGAACTGCAGGCGCAGCATCCCGACCTCGTCGTCGCCGTGCTGCACGGCGGCCTCAACACCGCGCCGTACACGCCGGACATGGAAAACGGCGGCTGGTACGTCGCCGGCATTCCGGGCGTCGACGTGGTGCTGATGGGCCACTCGCACACCGAGTTCCCTGGCCCGCACTACAAGGGCATGAAGGACGTCGACGCCGACCGCGGCTTCGTGCGCGGCAAGCCGGCCGTGATGGGCGGCTTCTTCGGCAAGGACCTGGGCGTCATCGATCTCGCACTGCAGCGCAAGGATGGCCGCTGGGTGATCGATGCAAGCCAGACGCACAGCGAAGTGCGCCCGATCTGTCCGAAGAAGAACGAATGCGTGCCGGCCGACCCAGCGATTGCGCCCTTGGTGCAGCAGGCGCACGAAGCGGCCGTGCAGTACGTGAACACGCCCATCGGTAGCACGAAGGTGCACATGAGCAGCTACTTCGCCGACGAAGGCAACATGACGGCGCTGGCACCCATCAACGCCGCGATGCGCGACTACGTGCAGAGCGAACTGCCGAAGCTGCATCCGGAACTGGCCAAGCTGCCGGTACTGTCGTCCGCGGCCGCGTTCCGCACCGGCTTCGGCGGTCCGGATGACTACACCGATGTCGAGTCCGGTCCGCTCACCCTGCGCAGCGCAGCCGACCTCTACTTCTATCCCAACACGCTTTCGGTCGTGCAGGTCGATGGCGCCGGCCTCAAGGCGTGGCTGGAAAAGTCGGCCGAGCGCTTCAACCAGATCGACCCGGCGAAGGAAGGCGAGCAGGAGCTGATCAACACGCGCATGCCCGGCTACAACTTCGACCAGATCCAGGGCGATCTGGCCTATGTGATCGACGTGTCCAAGCCGGCAGGCGAGCGCATCACCCGGCTCACCTACAAGGGCAAGGCGGTGTCGCCGCAGCAGCAGTTCGTCGTCGCCACCAACAACTACCGCGCCAGCGGCGGCGGCAATTTCCCCGGCCTGGACGGCAAGAACATCGTGCTGGCCGCGCCCGATGGCGCCCGCGAAATCCTCGCCAGGTGGCTGCAGCGTGAGCAGACCATCGACGCGAAGACGCTGCCCGCTGCCTCGTGGCACTTCGCGCCTCTGAAGACCCGCGGCGAGGTGGTGTTCAAGGGCGCCGCCGGCAAGCAGGACGTCGCGCGCGAGGCGGGTTTGAAGCATATCCGCCAGCTCAAGGACAACGGTGACGGCACGGCCACCTATGCCATCGACCTGTCGCATTGA
- the nagA gene encoding N-acetylglucosamine-6-phosphate deacetylase: MSAQVTALVNARVLTDHGPQDGLAVLVRGDRIEAIVRADDARVTAAQRHDLKGQLLLPGFIDVQVNGGGGVLFNAEPTVDALATMGAAHRKFGTTGFLPTLITDTADVMRKALDAVDAAIEQGVPGVLGIHLEGPFLATARKGIHDASLFRLPDAEDIAAITRNRRGVVMLTLAVEEVPLDTIRQLSEAGVLVVAGHTAASYDTTRAALDAGVCGFTHLYNAMTPLGSREPGVVGAALDDPYSWCGLIVDGHHVHPAALRVAIAAKARGKSVLVTDAMPPVGADSPEYILNGQTIIARDGICQSDTGVLAGSALDMATGVRNLVNMVGLPLAEASRMASAYPAAWLGLDRTHGRLVAGQRADFAVLGEGLVVSETWIAGVRYAA; this comes from the coding sequence ATGAGCGCCCAAGTCACCGCCCTCGTCAACGCCCGCGTGCTTACCGACCACGGCCCGCAGGATGGCCTGGCCGTGCTGGTGCGCGGCGATCGCATCGAAGCCATTGTGCGCGCCGACGACGCGCGCGTGACGGCCGCGCAGCGCCACGACCTCAAAGGCCAGTTGCTGCTGCCGGGCTTCATCGACGTGCAGGTGAACGGCGGCGGCGGCGTGCTGTTCAACGCCGAGCCCACCGTCGACGCGCTCGCCACCATGGGCGCCGCGCACCGCAAGTTCGGCACCACCGGCTTCCTGCCCACGCTGATCACCGATACCGCCGACGTCATGCGCAAGGCGCTGGATGCCGTCGACGCTGCCATCGAGCAAGGCGTGCCGGGCGTGCTCGGCATTCATCTGGAAGGCCCCTTCCTCGCCACCGCGCGCAAGGGCATCCACGACGCCAGCCTGTTCCGTCTGCCGGACGCGGAAGACATCGCCGCCATCACGCGCAACCGTCGCGGCGTAGTGATGCTCACGCTCGCGGTGGAAGAAGTGCCGCTCGACACCATCCGCCAGCTCAGCGAAGCCGGCGTGCTCGTCGTGGCGGGCCATACAGCCGCCAGCTACGACACCACGCGCGCCGCGCTCGATGCGGGCGTGTGCGGCTTCACCCATCTCTACAACGCGATGACGCCGCTCGGCAGCCGCGAACCCGGCGTGGTTGGCGCGGCGCTGGACGATCCATACAGCTGGTGCGGACTCATCGTCGACGGCCATCACGTGCACCCGGCCGCACTGCGCGTCGCCATCGCCGCCAAAGCGCGCGGCAAGAGCGTGCTGGTCACCGACGCGATGCCGCCGGTGGGCGCGGACAGCCCCGAGTACATCCTCAACGGCCAGACCATCATCGCCCGCGACGGCATCTGCCAGAGCGACACCGGCGTGCTCGCCGGCTCCGCCCTGGACATGGCGACCGGCGTGCGCAACCTCGTCAACATGGTGGGTTTGCCGCTGGCGGAAGCATCGCGCATGGCGAGTGCTTATCCTGCCGCTTGGCTGGGGCTGGACCGCACACATGGTCGTCTCGTGGCGGGGCAGCGGGCGGATTTTGCCGTGCTGGGTGAGGGACTGGTGGTGAGTGAAACGTGGATTGCGGGCGTGCGCTACGCCGCGTAG
- a CDS encoding LTA synthase family protein translates to MPQSSLRFLRRSGPWLFAACFFVFCISMTALREPALLQQAFVIALMVCAFGVLLFAFARPATALVVSGGLFLALNFLSVLKLRYLDSPLMPADFIYYARSSLLETLGHYPHLWMLTLAVGVLTPLALWAVWRFDRRMLSHMTRRRAWATRVGGVALWAVAFWVCLLPNGPFAEVHAKNVWEKLSDDAQITNFFVNFSDSDVQMPEMADDAVAEQDWSATASGFPAATPRTPENYPDIVQVLEESTFNPSNFTQCNIPECRVGLFKADARTRATGPLRVHTFGGGTWVSEFATLTGMPQDIFGPGGMYAPYVLAPHVQDSLPRQLQRLGYLTVAIYPTNGAFLNGRNAYTAYGFDQFYDAGQLGLEEWEETDTQMFTAAKRVYDKVKKPGQPVFVMILTLAQHGPHDTDPISSLPAPFNKGLLKGLPTRESVNFNTYLSNLHNSDVAMRGLEHDFLDRAQPTVIVHFGDHQPSFSGLIREMPRTWPEGLAQYKDYLTYYMIKSNFQGASLPRYPLLDIAMLPSMVLQAADLPTDPYFSAAIALRTKCNGLYTDCAQPGLVKSYHAWVFDRLHVYQ, encoded by the coding sequence ATGCCGCAATCATCGCTACGCTTCCTGCGAAGAAGTGGGCCCTGGCTGTTTGCTGCCTGCTTCTTCGTGTTCTGCATCAGCATGACGGCGCTGCGCGAACCGGCCCTGTTGCAGCAGGCCTTCGTGATCGCCCTGATGGTGTGCGCCTTCGGCGTCCTGCTGTTCGCCTTCGCGCGACCGGCCACGGCGCTGGTGGTGAGCGGCGGCCTTTTCCTCGCGCTCAATTTCCTCTCGGTGCTCAAGCTGCGCTACCTGGATTCGCCGCTGATGCCGGCGGACTTCATCTACTACGCCCGCAGCAGCCTGCTGGAGACCCTGGGTCACTATCCGCATCTGTGGATGCTGACGCTGGCCGTCGGCGTGCTGACGCCGCTCGCGTTGTGGGCCGTATGGCGTTTCGATCGCCGCATGCTTTCGCACATGACCCGGCGCCGCGCCTGGGCGACGCGCGTGGGTGGCGTGGCGCTGTGGGCGGTGGCGTTCTGGGTATGCCTGCTGCCGAACGGCCCGTTCGCCGAAGTGCATGCGAAGAATGTGTGGGAGAAGCTCTCCGACGACGCGCAGATCACGAACTTCTTCGTCAACTTCAGCGATTCGGACGTCCAGATGCCTGAGATGGCGGACGACGCCGTCGCCGAGCAGGACTGGAGCGCGACCGCATCGGGCTTTCCGGCCGCCACGCCGCGCACGCCGGAAAACTATCCGGACATCGTGCAGGTGCTGGAAGAAAGCACCTTCAATCCGTCCAACTTCACCCAGTGCAACATTCCCGAGTGCCGCGTGGGCCTGTTCAAGGCCGATGCGCGCACCCGCGCCACCGGCCCGCTGCGCGTGCACACCTTCGGCGGTGGCACCTGGGTAAGCGAGTTCGCCACGCTCACCGGCATGCCGCAGGACATCTTCGGGCCGGGTGGCATGTATGCGCCGTACGTGCTCGCGCCGCATGTGCAGGACAGCCTGCCGCGCCAGCTGCAGCGCCTGGGTTACCTCACGGTGGCGATCTACCCGACCAACGGCGCCTTCCTCAACGGCCGCAATGCGTACACGGCGTACGGCTTCGACCAGTTCTACGACGCCGGACAGCTCGGCCTGGAGGAGTGGGAAGAAACCGACACGCAGATGTTCACCGCGGCCAAGCGCGTCTACGACAAGGTGAAGAAGCCGGGGCAGCCGGTGTTCGTGATGATCCTCACGCTGGCCCAGCACGGCCCGCACGACACCGATCCGATTTCGTCATTGCCCGCACCGTTCAACAAGGGCTTACTGAAGGGCCTGCCGACGCGCGAATCGGTGAACTTCAACACCTACCTGTCGAACCTGCACAACTCCGACGTGGCGATGCGCGGGCTGGAGCATGACTTCCTCGATCGCGCCCAGCCGACGGTGATCGTGCATTTCGGCGACCACCAGCCGTCCTTCAGCGGCCTGATCCGCGAGATGCCGCGCACCTGGCCGGAAGGCCTCGCGCAGTACAAGGACTACCTCACGTACTACATGATCAAGAGCAACTTCCAGGGCGCCTCACTACCGCGCTATCCACTGCTCGACATCGCCATGCTGCCGAGCATGGTGCTGCAGGCGGCCGATCTGCCGACCGATCCCTATTTCTCGGCGGCGATCGCGTTGCGGACGAAGTGCAATGGTCTGTACACCGATTGTGCGCAGCCGGGGTTGGTGAAGTCGTATCACGCGTGGGTGTTTGATCGGTTGCATGTTTATCAGTGA
- a CDS encoding GH1 family beta-glucosidase, with product MTHSYRFPAGFHWGAATSAYQIEGSPLADGAGPSIWERFAHTPGMMANGDTGDIACDHYRRYKDDVQLMRALGLQGYRFSIAWARVLPDGTGRINQKGLDFYSRLVDELLQNGIEPNVTLFHWDLPAALDDRGGWLNRDIAHWFAEYASVVYKALDDRVKRWSTLNEPWVVTDGGYLHGALAPGHRSLYEAPIAAHNLMRASGAGIQAYRAIGKHEIGVVFNIEPKYPASDSAEDLAATRRAQAYMNEQFADPALLGSYPPELKEVFGAAWPDFPEDDFKLTRQPVDFVGINYYTRAVVKNDPNHYPLRAAPVRQPNRTYTETGWEVYEQGLTDTLTWFKQRYGDIPLYITENGSAFYDPPVAEGDVLDDPLRTGYLRKHLKAIHRAIEAGVNLKGYYAWSLMDNLEWSLGFSKRFGLYHVDFATQKRTPKATAKFYAKVIETNGAALDE from the coding sequence ATGACGCACAGCTATCGCTTCCCGGCCGGTTTCCATTGGGGCGCCGCCACCTCGGCTTACCAGATCGAGGGGTCGCCCCTGGCCGACGGCGCGGGCCCGAGCATCTGGGAGCGTTTCGCGCATACGCCGGGCATGATGGCCAACGGTGACACCGGCGACATCGCATGCGACCACTATCGTCGCTACAAGGACGATGTGCAGCTGATGCGTGCGCTCGGCCTGCAGGGCTATCGTTTCAGTATTGCGTGGGCGCGCGTGTTGCCGGACGGCACCGGGCGCATCAACCAGAAGGGTTTGGACTTTTATTCGCGCCTGGTCGACGAGCTGCTGCAGAATGGCATCGAGCCGAACGTCACGCTGTTCCACTGGGATTTGCCCGCGGCGCTGGATGATCGCGGCGGCTGGTTGAATCGCGACATCGCCCACTGGTTCGCCGAGTACGCCAGCGTCGTGTACAAGGCGCTGGACGATCGCGTGAAGCGCTGGTCCACGCTCAACGAGCCGTGGGTGGTGACCGATGGCGGCTACCTGCATGGCGCGCTCGCGCCGGGTCATCGCAGCCTGTACGAAGCACCGATCGCCGCGCACAACCTGATGCGCGCCAGCGGCGCCGGCATCCAGGCGTATCGCGCCATCGGCAAGCACGAGATCGGCGTGGTGTTCAACATCGAGCCGAAGTATCCGGCGTCCGACAGCGCGGAAGACCTTGCCGCGACGCGTCGCGCGCAGGCGTACATGAATGAGCAGTTCGCCGATCCGGCGCTGCTGGGCAGCTATCCACCGGAGTTGAAGGAAGTGTTCGGCGCGGCCTGGCCGGATTTCCCCGAGGACGACTTCAAGCTCACGCGCCAGCCCGTCGATTTCGTGGGCATCAACTACTACACGCGCGCGGTGGTGAAGAACGATCCCAACCACTACCCGTTGCGCGCGGCGCCGGTGCGCCAGCCCAACAGGACCTATACAGAAACCGGCTGGGAAGTGTACGAGCAGGGTCTCACCGACACGCTCACCTGGTTCAAGCAGCGCTACGGCGACATCCCGCTGTACATCACCGAGAACGGCTCGGCCTTCTACGATCCGCCGGTGGCGGAAGGTGACGTGCTGGACGATCCGCTGCGCACCGGCTATCTGCGCAAGCATCTCAAGGCGATCCATCGCGCGATCGAGGCGGGCGTGAACCTCAAGGGGTACTACGCGTGGTCGCTGATGGACAACCTGGAGTGGTCGCTCGGCTTCTCAAAGCGCTTTGGCTTGTACCACGTGGATTTCGCGACGCAGAAGCGCACGCCCAAGGCCACGGCGAAGTTCTACGCCAAGGTCATCGAGACGAATGGGGCGGCGCTGGACGAGTGA
- a CDS encoding homoserine dehydrogenase: MNLAVSSSLEQPSLPPHAAALPMVTARQRVLAVGLVGPGRVGSALLDQLRTAQPRLARAGLELKLCGVAASRRMWLDADDPELNGRYGGAQTWRPSNLDEFAAHVRGDDGRHALLIDCSASEAVASRYAEWLAQGIHVVTPNKLAGSGSFPRLQAIRAACVSGARFRYEATVCAGLPVVQTLRDLLDTGDELLAVEGMFSGTLAWLCHRHNGSRPFSALVREAHALGYTEPDPRDDLSGLDVARKLVILAREAGWALSLEDVQVQSLVPPELAAMSPEEALENLHLLDRAMAREVASAQTQGSVLRHVASLDAKGHASVRLAMLPASHPFAHSRLTDNIVQFTTHRYRDNPMLVQGPGAGPEVTAAGIFADLLRIAESLEVR, from the coding sequence GTGAATCTTGCCGTATCGTCATCGCTCGAACAGCCATCGCTTCCGCCGCATGCCGCAGCGCTGCCGATGGTCACCGCACGCCAGCGCGTGCTCGCCGTGGGCCTGGTCGGCCCCGGCCGTGTCGGCAGCGCCCTGCTCGACCAGCTGCGTACTGCGCAGCCGCGCCTCGCGCGGGCAGGCCTGGAGCTCAAGCTGTGCGGCGTGGCCGCCAGCCGCCGCATGTGGCTCGATGCCGACGATCCGGAGCTCAACGGACGCTACGGCGGGGCGCAGACCTGGCGCCCCAGCAACCTGGATGAGTTCGCTGCCCATGTCCGCGGCGACGATGGCCGCCACGCCCTGCTGATCGACTGCAGCGCCAGCGAAGCGGTGGCTTCGCGTTATGCCGAGTGGCTTGCGCAGGGCATCCACGTGGTGACGCCGAACAAGCTGGCCGGCAGTGGTTCGTTCCCGCGCCTGCAGGCGATCCGGGCCGCCTGCGTCAGCGGCGCGCGCTTCCGCTACGAGGCCACGGTGTGCGCCGGGTTGCCGGTGGTGCAGACGCTGCGCGACCTGCTCGACACCGGCGACGAGTTGCTCGCGGTGGAAGGCATGTTCTCGGGCACGCTGGCCTGGCTGTGCCATCGCCACAACGGCAGTCGTCCCTTCTCCGCGCTGGTGCGCGAGGCGCACGCGCTGGGCTATACCGAACCGGACCCGCGCGATGACCTCTCGGGACTCGACGTGGCGCGCAAGCTGGTGATCCTCGCCCGCGAGGCGGGCTGGGCGCTGTCGCTGGAAGACGTGCAGGTGCAAAGCCTGGTGCCGCCGGAACTGGCCGCCATGTCCCCGGAGGAAGCGTTGGAAAACCTGCACCTGCTCGATCGCGCGATGGCCCGCGAAGTGGCCTCCGCGCAGACCCAGGGCAGCGTGCTGCGCCACGTGGCCAGCCTGGACGCGAAGGGCCACGCCAGCGTGCGCCTGGCCATGCTGCCGGCCTCGCATCCGTTCGCGCATTCACGCCTGACCGACAACATCGTTCAGTTCACCACACACCGTTACCGCGATAATCCGATGCTGGTGCAGGGCCCCGGCGCCGGTCCGGAGGTGACAGCGGCGGGCATTTTCGCCGATCTTCTGCGCATTGCCGAATCCCTGGAGGTGCGCTGA
- a CDS encoding SIS domain-containing protein yields the protein MKEASSTLMYREAHETAAVVERQLRENAPILATLGERLRANPPRFIVTCARGSSDHAAAYAKYVFETRLGLITASASPSISSIYDADLHMDGALFVAISQSGKSPDLLRSAQAAKDAGAHVVALVNVEDSPLAKMADTFVPLRAGPELSVAATKSYLATLAAILQMTAHWCNDDDLHTAVARLPGDLRQGWDCNWNAMVEGLRDTHNLFVVGRGFGFGAALEAALKLKETCGLHAEAFSAAEVKHGPMALVGEGFPVLFFAQDDGTLDNTMAVAREFRARGARVFVAAPGNHDPDKLPLPEGISPIVTPLLAVQSFYRAASALALARGYDPDVPPHLRKVTETM from the coding sequence ATGAAGGAAGCCAGCTCCACCCTGATGTACCGCGAGGCGCACGAAACGGCCGCCGTGGTCGAGCGCCAGTTGCGCGAGAATGCACCGATCCTCGCCACTCTCGGCGAACGTCTCCGCGCCAACCCGCCACGCTTCATCGTCACCTGTGCACGCGGCAGTTCCGATCACGCTGCAGCGTACGCCAAGTATGTGTTCGAGACGCGGCTCGGCCTGATCACCGCGTCGGCTTCTCCGTCCATCTCCTCCATCTACGACGCCGACCTGCACATGGACGGCGCGCTGTTCGTCGCCATCTCGCAATCGGGCAAGAGCCCCGACCTGCTGCGCAGCGCGCAGGCCGCGAAGGATGCAGGCGCACACGTGGTGGCGCTGGTGAACGTGGAAGACTCGCCGCTGGCCAAGATGGCGGACACTTTCGTGCCGCTGCGTGCAGGCCCGGAACTGAGCGTCGCCGCGACCAAGAGCTATCTCGCCACACTGGCGGCGATCCTGCAGATGACCGCGCACTGGTGCAACGACGACGACCTGCACACCGCGGTGGCACGCCTGCCCGGTGACCTGCGCCAGGGTTGGGACTGCAACTGGAACGCGATGGTCGAAGGCCTGCGCGATACGCACAACCTGTTCGTCGTGGGTCGTGGCTTCGGCTTCGGCGCAGCGCTGGAAGCAGCGCTCAAGCTCAAGGAAACCTGCGGCCTGCATGCCGAGGCCTTCAGTGCGGCGGAAGTGAAGCATGGCCCGATGGCGCTGGTGGGTGAAGGCTTCCCCGTGCTGTTCTTCGCCCAGGACGACGGCACGCTCGACAACACCATGGCCGTGGCGCGCGAGTTCCGCGCACGCGGTGCGCGCGTGTTCGTCGCCGCGCCCGGCAACCACGATCCCGACAAACTGCCGCTGCCCGAAGGCATCTCGCCCATCGTGACGCCGCTGCTCGCCGTGCAAAGCTTCTATCGCGCCGCCAGTGCGCTGGCACTCGCGCGCGGCTACGACCCCGACGTGCCGCCGCATCTGCGCAAGGTGACGGAGACGATGTGA
- the thrC gene encoding threonine synthase, producing MSEPLHYRSTRSARHAARIDEVIAAGLAPDGGLYVPEVLPPLDVASFDPHGSLADTAVTLLAPFFRGTALAAELPAICREAFDFPVPLRPLAYAQAASVLELFHGPSAAFKDIGARFLAACFRRLRRDGDAPLTILVATSGDTGAAVAAAFHRQPGVRVVILYPDGRVSPRQAHQLGCFGDNVHALRVAGSFDDCQRMVKASLADADLQARVPMSSANSISLGRLLPQMSYYAHASLDWWQRQRSPLNFIVPTGNLGNALACVWVREMGLPVGEIHLACNANATLPDYFDGDAYTPRPAIPTLANAMDVGAPSNFERLRWTFPHDYELRVQLHASSVDDDAIRETIVQHARDHHELFCPHTATAVHLLDTMGSTGLPWAVVATAHPAKFDSVVEPLIGQAVEVPPALAAMLRRPAHAEPLMASDAALKDWLVRRVEREQTVPS from the coding sequence ATGAGCGAGCCGCTGCATTACCGCAGTACCCGCAGCGCGCGCCATGCCGCGCGCATCGACGAAGTCATCGCCGCGGGGCTGGCGCCAGACGGCGGCCTGTATGTGCCCGAGGTGTTGCCGCCGCTGGACGTGGCCTCGTTTGATCCGCACGGTTCGCTGGCGGACACGGCGGTGACGCTGCTCGCGCCGTTCTTCCGCGGTACCGCGCTCGCTGCCGAGCTCCCGGCCATCTGCCGCGAAGCCTTCGATTTCCCGGTGCCCCTGCGTCCGCTCGCGTACGCGCAGGCCGCTTCGGTGCTCGAGCTGTTCCACGGACCCAGCGCTGCGTTCAAGGACATCGGTGCACGCTTCCTCGCCGCCTGTTTCCGTCGCCTGCGCCGCGACGGCGACGCGCCGCTGACCATCCTCGTCGCGACCTCGGGCGATACGGGCGCAGCCGTGGCCGCCGCATTCCATCGGCAGCCTGGCGTGCGCGTCGTGATCCTTTACCCGGACGGTCGCGTCTCGCCGAGGCAGGCACACCAGCTGGGTTGCTTCGGCGACAACGTCCACGCCTTGCGCGTCGCCGGCAGCTTCGACGATTGCCAACGCATGGTGAAAGCCTCGCTCGCCGATGCAGATTTGCAGGCGCGCGTGCCGATGTCCTCCGCCAACAGCATCAGCCTCGGCCGCTTGCTGCCGCAGATGAGCTACTACGCGCACGCCTCGCTCGACTGGTGGCAACGGCAGCGCTCGCCGCTCAATTTCATCGTACCGACCGGCAACCTCGGCAATGCGCTCGCTTGCGTATGGGTACGCGAGATGGGCTTGCCAGTGGGCGAGATCCATCTGGCATGCAACGCAAACGCGACATTGCCCGATTATTTCGATGGCGATGCCTATACGCCGCGACCCGCGATACCGACGTTGGCCAACGCGATGGACGTGGGTGCACCGAGCAACTTCGAACGCCTGCGCTGGACCTTCCCGCACGATTACGAGCTGCGCGTGCAGCTTCACGCCAGCAGCGTGGACGACGACGCCATTCGCGAGACCATCGTGCAGCACGCACGCGATCACCACGAGCTGTTCTGCCCGCATACCGCCACCGCCGTGCACCTGCTCGACACCATGGGTTCCACCGGCCTGCCGTGGGCCGTGGTGGCGACGGCGCATCCGGCGAAGTTCGACAGCGTGGTCGAGCCATTGATCGGGCAAGCGGTGGAGGTGCCGCCGGCGCTCGCGGCGATGTTGCGGCGTCCGGCGCACGCGGAACCGCTGATGGCGAGCGATGCGGCGCTGAAGGATTGGCTGGTGCGGCGGGTGGAGCGGGAGCAGACCGTGCCGAGCTAA